The region GTGATATCGTCAAGGCGATCAATCGCGCGCTCACTGCCCGCGGCGAAGAGCGGGCGCTCGGCAGCTATGTCCTGCACGGCGAGCAGGCCTCCTCGTCGATAGTTGGCCGGGTGATCGGCAAGGGGCTAACCGACGAGCTCGGCGAGCGCCTCGGCCTCATTGTCGACGGCGTCGATGGCCGCGTCCATCATGTCGCGGTGGGAGAGGCGGCGGCAGTCGAAGAGGCGAAGATCGGAACGATTGTCGAGATTACTCCGGCGCCAAAAGTCCCGCGTCCCGCGGATCGTAATATCGCCGAGCTTGCGCGAGACACCGGCGACTATCATCCGAGCACACATCGCGTTATGGCCGAGGCCGCCGACCTCCGCGTTCCAGGCGGCGATTACGAGTCCTACGTCCAAAGCCACGTCCGCCGGCTGGAGGCCCTGCGCCGGGCGGGGATCGTCGAACTGATCGACGCCGATCATTGGCGGATTCCCGGTGATTTTGAGAAGCGCGCCGCCGATTACGACGCCCCGCGCCGGGGACGGACGTCCATCAGGCTTCTTTCCAATCTTGACCTCGAGTCTCAGATCGGCGCGGACGGCGCCACCTGGCTTGACCGGGAGCTGATGTCCACCCATCGCTTGCCGATCGTTCAAGGAGATTTTGGCGCGGAAGTTCGCCAGGCTATGGAAAGGCGCACGGAGACCCTCGTCGCGAAAGGTCACGCCTGGCGCACGCCGGAGGGCGGCCTCCGCGCGCCAAGGGATCTCATCGCCCGCCTGGAGCGGCAGGAGATCGCGCGTGCAGGAAAGGCCCTGGAGGGCCAGACCCGCTTGCCATTCCACGTCGCAAGCGAGGGCGAGCGCGTCACCGGCGTCTTCACGGGGACGACCCAACTCAACTCAGGCAAATACGCCCTCATCGAGAATGCTCATGAGTTCACCCTGGTCCCATGGCGGCCCATCATGGATGAGCGGCTGGGCCGGCAGATCAGCGGCATCGTCCGGGAGTCGGGAATATCGTGGGACTTTGAGCGAAAACGCACGCTCGGACTCGGAATGTGAGCTCGGAACGCGCGTCGCGCTGACGATAAGCGGGACAAGGTACTGATAGCCTCGTTTGGATAGAGCACGAGCTTTGTCCGCGACGCCGGCGTTCTTGTGGTGCGCCCAAAGCAACGGACGGTCATTCGGACGGCGTTGGACCTCGGTAGCCCTGGCGTGCTGCAGCGTAGAATTGGGCCATTCATGCCACACAGCGCACGTGGCACATTTTGGCATGACTTTCAATTACATGCTCAAGCGCCAACCAAAAATTGCCCCCATAGGCGCTGCGGTTGTTCCACGCACACTTAGCGCTAATCAGGTGTGCTCTCATCCTTCCAGACCAGCTGGTTTGCTCACGGCAGAGCCAGCAGCGCCTGTCGCCATGCGTCAACCGGTTCCGTTAATAGCCGATTGGGCTCAGTCTCAGCGGTGACCATCATTCGCCGCGAGCACCGGGCCCATTTCACAATCGTGCCAAACGCAATGTTCCTCGACAAGCGTCTGTCGATCGAGGCCAAGGGTGTTCTCGGCTTTCTCCTGTCGCGCCCTCATAACTGGCAGGTTCGGCTTGATCATGTCGGGCGCACCCTCAGGATTGGCAAGAAAAAGCTGCAACGCATTTTCCGGGAGTTGATCAGCGCCGGCTACGTAACACGCGAGCAACGGCGGATTTTGGATGACCAGCGCTTCGGCGAGATGGATTACGTGGTCCGGGATGTCCCGGAACCCTTAAGCCGCCTTGTGGATAACTCCCCAATCCCGCGGGGCCAAAACGGAACCGCGGCTCCGCGGGTCCAAAAGGGACCTGCGTATAAAGAAGCACCGCAGGTCCGAAAGGGCGCCGCCTATAAAGAACTATTAAATAAAAACGGATCCTATGGCTCTCCGTGCCTGTGGCACGCTGAGGGAGGGCCACATTTTCCAGCCGCGCGGCAACAGCTCTCGAGGGCGCTGGATGACGCGCATTATGATGCCGAGATTGTCGCGCTGTTCGATGACGTCGCCGAGGGTTGGGAGCTCCTCAGCGTAATTCCGAGTGAAACACTCACTCAATTACGCGAGCGACAACGCTGTGGTAATCTCGACCGGTTTGCGATCATCGAGCTTCAGATTCGCTATCGCCACTTACTGGCCGGCGGTGGCGGCAGGCCACGATGGAACACCACGTGATACGGGTTTCCAAAATGACGCCGATGCTCGCATCACCAAGCCCACCGCCGAATGCAAGTTTTTGCTCGACGCTGATTTGCGAGATCATGCGCTGGAGTAGCAAGTTATTTCCCGGAAGACACCAAAGTCATCCCAATCTTCGAGGCTGAATTTTGTTGTCGTTGCTCGTCGAAATGCTGATGCTGATAGCAATTATCCCCCCTACAATCGGCGGCAAATCGCGCTACCATGCAAAAAATCACTGCTCCAAAGCGCAGGAAACTCAGCCAGCTCTCTGAACCGGAATTGTTGCTCGTGCGGCGCGGTGACGGCCCCGATCCGCGCCTCATCGAGTTGGCGCGCTTATTGGCTCGACGAGCGGCCAGGGAATGGTACAATCATGTAGCCGAGGGATGCCGCCCAAAGCGGCCTTGAACTTTCTGGAGATCGCTTCATGAGGGTCGCGCTCTACGCCCGCTATTCCACTGACAATCAGCGTGACGCTTCGATCGCCGACCAGTTTCGTGTTTGCCGCGTTTTCGCAGAGAAGCAGGGATGGCACGTCGTCGAAGAATATTCAGACCATGCCATTTCCGGCGCATCGCTCCTGCGCGCTGGTGTGCAAGCGCTCATCGCCGATGCCCTTGCCGGCCGCTTCCAGCTCGTGTTGGCCGAGGCGATGGACCGGCTATCGCGCGATCAGGAGGACATTGCTGGCCTCTATAAACGCATGGCCTATGCCGACGTTAAGATCGTCACCTTATCCGAGGGCGAGGTTACACATCTGCATGTCGGCCTCAAAGGCACGATGAATGCCCTCTTCCTCAAGGACCTGGCGGACAAAACCCGTCGTGGCCAACGCGGCCGCATTGAACTCGGAAAGTCCAGCGGCGGCAAGACCTACGGCTACGACGTGCTCAGGCAGTTTGCCCCAAACGGCGAGCCAATTCGCGGTGATCGCAGCATCAATGCGAAAGAGGCCGAGGTCGTCCGCCGGATCTTCCGCGACTATGTGGCGGGAAAGTCGCCGAAGCGAATCGCGACCGAGCTAAACAAGGAGGGCGTCCGTGCACCCGGTGGCGGTGAGTGGGGTTTCAGCACCCTCAACGGCAACGCCAAACGCGGCAACGGGATCCTCAACAATGAGGTGTATATCGGCCGCATGATCTGGAACCGGCAGCGGTTCGTCAAAGACCCGGATAGCGGAAAGCGTCAGGCACGGCCCAACCCTGCATCCGAGTGGATTGTCCAAGATGTACCAGACCTGCGAATCATGGATGACGATCTCTGGAACGCTGCCAAGACTCGGCAAGCCGGGATCAAGATCAAGCGCGGCGACGACGGGCGGGAAGGTGAAAACCATTTTCGCGAACGCCGGCGCCCGAAATATTTGTTCTCCGGTCTGACCAAATGCGCCTGCTGCAAGGGCGGCTATTCCATGATCTCCGTTGACCTCGTGGGCTGCTCCACGGCCCGGAACAAGGGCACCTGCGGCAATCGAATGAACATCCGCCGGGATAGGCTGGAAGAACGCGTGCTCAACGCGCTGCGCTTTCACCTGATGGACCCGGCGCTGTTCAAAGAGTTCTGCGACGAGTTCACTCGGGAAATGAACCGGCTTCGCATGGAAGGCCGGGCGTCGATCGATTCGGCCAGGTCCGAACTCAGCCGCATCGAAAAGCAGATCAGGGCAACCGTCGATGCCATCGCAGACGGCATGTACCATCCATCCATGAAGGAGAAAATGGATGGGCTGGAAGCCCGCAAGACGGAGCTGGGAACATTCCTCGTTAACGCAGAGGAACCACCGCCCCTTCTGCATCCCGGGATGGCTAACTTTTACCGCTTCCAGGTCGCCGAGCTATACGACGCCTTGCAGGAGGAAGCCGAGACCAAGCGGCTCAAGGCCAGTGAGGTTCTGCGATCGTTAGTGAAGGAGATCATCCTGACGCCAGAAAACGGCGAGTTGCAGATCGACGTTCGAGGCGACCTTTCTGGAATCCTTGCGATTTCTCTTAAAAGCAAAACCCCGGCCACACGGGCCGGGGAATCGCAAGTTGAGATGGTTGCGGGGACAGGATTTGAACCTGTGACCTTCAGGTTATGAGCCTGACGAGCTACCGGGCTGCTCCACCCCGCGCCAAAGGAAAGCGACGGACTCCGCATGAGCGAAGCCCGCCGTCCCAATGCAAGATCTAAAGAGGAATTTTCCGCCCTTGGCAGGCCTGGCAACGGCCTACTCTCCCAGGTCTTAAGACATAGTACCATTGGTGCAAAAGCGTTTGACGGCCGAGTTCGGGATGGGATCGGGTCTAATCACTCCGCAAAAGTCACCAGGCCGGCGAAAGGCGGAAACGAAGCAAACTGGATTTATGACCGGTTGATTGAGCCATCCGCCTCACGAAAGCAAGGCGATGGACATCGATTAATGAGAGCGTTCAAGCCAATCGAGCTATTAGTACCGGTAAGCTGCACACATTGCTGTGCTTCCACACCCGGCCTATCAACGTGGTCGTCTTCCACGGCTCTCAAGGGAGAACTCGTTTAGAGGTCGGTTTCCCGCTTAGATGCCTTCAGCGGTTATCCGTTCCGTACTTAGCTACCCTGCACTGCGGCTGGCGCCACAACAGGTCCACCAGAGGTACGTTCACCCCGGTCCTCTCGTACTAGGGGCAAATCCTCGCAATTCTCCTACACCCACGGCAGATAGGGACCGAACTGTCTCACGACGTTCTGAACCCAGCTCACGTACCACTTTAATCGGCGAACAGCCGAACCCTTGGGACCTTCTCCAGCCCCAGGATGTGATGAGCCGACATCGAGGTGCCAAACAACTCCGTCGATATGGACTCTTGGGAGTTATCAGCCTGTTATCCCCGGCGTACCTTTTATCCGTTGAGCGATGGCCCTTCCACGAGGGACCACCGGATCACTATGACCGACTTTCGTCTCTGCTCGACTTGTCAGTCTCGCAGTCAGGCAGGCTTATGCCATTGCACTCAACGAGCGATTTCCGACCGCTCTGAGCCTACCATCGCGCGCCTCCGTTACTCTTTGGGAGGCGACCGCCCCAGTCAAACTGCCTACCATGCACTGTCCCGGCTCCGGATGACGGAGCACGGTTAGACATCCATGTCGATAAGGGTGGTATTTCAAGGGTGGCTCCACGCGAGCTAGCGCCCACGCTTCAATGCCTACCACCTATCCTACACATGCCGACACGAATGCCAGTGCAAAGCTACAGTAAAGGTGCACGGGGTCTTTCCGTCTGACCGCAGGAACCCCGCATCTTCACGGGGAATTCAATTTCACTGAGCTGACGCTGGAGACAGCGGGGAAGTCATTACGCCATTCGTGCAGGTCGGAACTTACCCGACAAGGAATTTCGCTACCTTAGGACCGTTATAGTTACGGCCGCCGTTTACCGGGGCTTCAATTCAGAGCTTGCACTCCTCCTCTTAACCTTCCGGCACCGGGCAGGCGTCAGACCCTATACGTCATCTTACGATTTCGCAGAGCCCTGTGTTTTTGTTAAACAGTTGCCACCCCCTGGTCTGTGCCCCCCCAACGCGCTTGCGCACGTCAAGGGCCTCCTTATTCCGAAGTTACGGAGGTAAATTGCCGAGTTCCTTCAGCGTCATTCTCTCAAGCGCCTTGGTATACTCTACCAGTCCACCTGTGTCGGTTTCGGGTACGGACTAATGTGGAGGCTATTTCCTGGAACTGCTTGGCTGCCCGGAGAAATCCAATAATCCCGAACAACTTCTACAATCCGTCACCATCCACTGGCCCACGAATATTAACGTGGTTCCCATCGATTACGCCTTTCGGCCTCACCTTAGGGACCGGCTAACCCTGCGAAGATTAACTTTACGCAGGAACCCTTGGACTTTCGGCGACACTGTCTTTCACAGTGTTTCTCGTTACTCATGTCAGCATTCGCACTTCTGATATCTCCAGGATGCCTCACGGCTGTCCCTTCGCAGACTTACAGAACGCTCCGCTACCGCGTGACTTGCGTCACACCCAAAGCTTCGGCTCGTGGCTTGAGCCCCGGTACATCTTCGGCGCAGAAACCCTTATTTAGACCAGTGAGCTGTTACGCTTTCTTTAAAGGATGGCTGCTTCTAAGCCAACCTCCTGGTTGTTTTGGGATTTCCACATCCTTTCCCACTTAGCCACGAATTGGGGGCCTTAGCTGTTGGTCTGGGTTGTTTCCCTCTTCACGACGGACGTTAGCACCCGCCGTGTGTCTCCCGCGCAGTACTTCCAGGTATTCGGAGTTTGGTTGGGTTTGGTAAGGTTATGCACCCCCCTAGCCCATCCAGTGCTCTACCCCCTGGAGTATTCACGCGAGGCTCTACCTAAATAGATTTCGCGGAGAACCAGCTATTTCCTAGTTTGATTGGCCTTTCACCCCTAACCACAAGTCATCGGAGTCTTTTTCAACAGACACCCGTTCGGTCCTCCAGTGAGTGTTACCTCACCTTCAACCTGCTCATGGCTAGATCACTAGGTTTCGGGTCTAATTCGACGAACTTAACGCCCTATTAAGACTCGCTTTCGCTGCGCCTACACCTAACGGCTTAAGCTTGCTCGACAAATTAAGTCGCTGACCCATTATACAAAAGGTACGCCGTCACCCAGAACGAATCTTGGGCTCCGACTGTTTGTAGGTATCCGGTTTCAGGGACTGTTTCACTCCCCTCGTCGGGGTGCTTTTCACCTTTCCCTCACGGTACTAGTTCGCTATCGGTCGCTGAGGAGTACTTAGGCTTGGAGAGTGGTCTCCCCATGTTCAGACAGGATTGCACGTGTCCCGCCCTACTCAAGTCTTGCGCAATTTGAAATCCGTACGGGGCTATCACCCGCTAAGGCCCGACTTTCCAATCGATTCCGGTTGAAATTACGCAAGCACTGGCCTGGTCCGCGTTCGCTCGCCACTACTAACGGAGTCTCGTTGATGTCCTTTCCTCTGGGTACTTAGATGTTTCAGTTCCCCAGGTTAGCTTTTGTTTCCTATGTATTCAGAAACAAATACCTTCTTTTGATATCTGCAAGTCCGAACCCTGGAATTGCTCCCAGAACTCAGAATTACAGATATCGAAGGTGGGTTTCCCCATTCGGAAATTCACGGATCAATGCCTGTTCGCGGCTCCCCGTGACTTATCGCAGCGTACCACGTCCTTCATCGCCTCTCAGCGCCAAGGCATCCACCGGATACCCTTAAGACACTTGATCGCTCTCATTATCGATGCCCACCGCTCGGCGCGGAAGGCTTGCACTCCGTTCTGGACCACAAGCCAAAGGGCTCGATCATATAAAGACCAGTTTGCTTCAAATACATCCGAGGACGGTGCGGTCATGCTCCGCCCACTGACTGTAGCGCTTGCTTGAGGCGCAACAGCGCCAAAGCAATCGGATGTATTTCCTCTTTACGATGTAAGATAACCCGCCTCGACGTCATCTGAGCCGGAGCCCAGCTTCATGTCGAAGCGAAACTTAATGTTGGACGAAGCCAGGAGCGTGTCTGAGGGGCCTCGCATGCATTAGCCGGGAGCCCATCTGGTGGAGCCAGACGGGATCGAACCGACGACCTCATGCTTGCAAAGCACGCGCTCTCCCAACTGAGCTATGGCCCCTTCCAGCAGGACCGGCAAATCAGCAAAAGCGATCCGCCGTTAGGCTCTGGCCTTCCGATGGCAAATGGTGGGCCTGGGAAGACTTGAACTTCCGACCTCACGCTTATCAAGCGCGCGCTCTAACCAACTGAGCTACAAGCCCCAAGCTCAAGCACGGCTTCCGTCAGCAAAGCTAGACTAGCAAAACTTTGCGCGCCGCCGGGGACATACGCCCAAACGCCGGCAAGAGACCACGCGGGCTCGTCCAAGAAGAAAGAGAAACGAAGGCGGCGGAATCCCGCATATTCAGCCTTACGGCCTTTGTTCCAAGCGATCCGATAAGTGGCACACAGGATATGTGCCAGCTTGAAGGATCATCC is a window of Methylocapsa sp. D3K7 DNA encoding:
- a CDS encoding recombinase family protein, yielding MRVALYARYSTDNQRDASIADQFRVCRVFAEKQGWHVVEEYSDHAISGASLLRAGVQALIADALAGRFQLVLAEAMDRLSRDQEDIAGLYKRMAYADVKIVTLSEGEVTHLHVGLKGTMNALFLKDLADKTRRGQRGRIELGKSSGGKTYGYDVLRQFAPNGEPIRGDRSINAKEAEVVRRIFRDYVAGKSPKRIATELNKEGVRAPGGGEWGFSTLNGNAKRGNGILNNEVYIGRMIWNRQRFVKDPDSGKRQARPNPASEWIVQDVPDLRIMDDDLWNAAKTRQAGIKIKRGDDGREGENHFRERRRPKYLFSGLTKCACCKGGYSMISVDLVGCSTARNKGTCGNRMNIRRDRLEERVLNALRFHLMDPALFKEFCDEFTREMNRLRMEGRASIDSARSELSRIEKQIRATVDAIADGMYHPSMKEKMDGLEARKTELGTFLVNAEEPPPLLHPGMANFYRFQVAELYDALQEEAETKRLKASEVLRSLVKEIILTPENGELQIDVRGDLSGILAISLKSKTPATRAGESQVEMVAGTGFEPVTFRL
- a CDS encoding relaxase/mobilization nuclease and DUF3363 domain-containing protein; translated protein: MKRSTEQRGPGERLRRVVVKARIVRLKRTSKGAAAHLRYLQRDGTTREGERGRLYGLQTDAADGSEFVERGREDRHQFRFIVAPEDSDRLTDLRGFTRDVMGQMEQDLGTELDWVAVDHFNTGHPHSHVVIRGKDETGKDLIIAQDYITDGVRLRAQERATLELGPESDLELRHKLTAEITAERFTRIDRAMIAEAQESVLDLRPEAGQLRADFDHTLRIGRLQTLRRYGLATEIEPGAWALSEKLEPTLRDLGERGDIVKAINRALTARGEERALGSYVLHGEQASSSIVGRVIGKGLTDELGERLGLIVDGVDGRVHHVAVGEAAAVEEAKIGTIVEITPAPKVPRPADRNIAELARDTGDYHPSTHRVMAEAADLRVPGGDYESYVQSHVRRLEALRRAGIVELIDADHWRIPGDFEKRAADYDAPRRGRTSIRLLSNLDLESQIGADGATWLDRELMSTHRLPIVQGDFGAEVRQAMERRTETLVAKGHAWRTPEGGLRAPRDLIARLERQEIARAGKALEGQTRLPFHVASEGERVTGVFTGTTQLNSGKYALIENAHEFTLVPWRPIMDERLGRQISGIVRESGISWDFERKRTLGLGM